In the genome of Vespa crabro chromosome 1, iyVesCrab1.2, whole genome shotgun sequence, the window TCAAAAACGAAGAGAAGTGGTAAAAGGAAACGGTCGGCAAGTTGGAGGATGTTCCACGAAGCACTTTCGACTTCTTGCTGGATTACATTATGGAGCCAAATATTGAAACACCCCTTGAAGGCTGTGGTCAAGCCTCTTTGACTTTTCGTCGGCAGACGACTTCGTCAGCAATCGGCTAGCCGGTGAAAGCTCTTATTAATCCTCGAAAATAGTTCACAGCATATGCGAATACGTATATTTTGTTCTATTTCTTCCGtgaatttcattttgaaaGATCGTAATCGTTGATTTGGCAACACacataaattgtaaaattattattttgctgcttacacgatttttatttctttgaaaaaatataagatatataaataaccgttatttaatttgaatatatttaactaTTTGTTATATTAGATATGATTCCAATTGTTGTACATAACACGttgcataattattaattactaattaTTCTTAGGAGGACATTCAGAGATAGGTATACACTTTCCTTCATCGTTTCTAGCATAATTATCTTTACAATAACAGGCATCGTTACAtttctgaaataaaaagaaagaatgacaaaaataataaatatcatcctTCATTGATTTTCATGTTTAATTCAAAATCCTCGCAAAATAGTAGTCAATAAAATATGAACGGTTAATATACTTACGACATTAACTATAGGACAAGGCTCTCCAAGAAATTCGCAGGTCGTCTGACAAGCTGAACCGCATGCATATATTTCGTTGGGTCGATCACAGACGATGTCATTACATGTAACATTCACTACAGCtataaacaattaaatgtaatatttgatatctattattaattgtcTATATAATAGGTTGATAAATTCAGTTACAAGTATAAACGTGTtttaattctaacaataagtgAATATAATTgaacttatttatattacgatcCAATACTATATTGACCAaacaaaattcaatttatcgagagattacatattttttttttaatttataattcttttccaAATGaataagtacaaaaaaaatgttaataaaattctggta includes:
- the LOC124425272 gene encoding inducible metalloproteinase inhibitor protein-like, which translates into the protein MSSILSISFVILTMSLLTVVNVTCNDIVCDRPNEIYACGSACQTTCEFLGEPCPIVNVKCNDACYCKDNYARNDEGKCIPISECPPKNN